A region from the Kineothrix sp. IPX-CK genome encodes:
- a CDS encoding glycosyltransferase codes for MKKRILFIINTMGRAGAETALIELLKKLDSLKKYELFLYTVIPCGELFDKVPEDVRILNKRIGNGSVLSFKGHAHAAASVLCSFFYKLTGFRLLPDMLRNIRMQKKEGRKLQYDKLFWRLLAEGRPMIAGDYDLAVAYIEGASAYCLADRVNAKHKAAFIHIDYEKAGYTLDMDMDCYKKAEKIFVVSEEVGEKFCKVYPQYRNKIRLFRNLLDIRGIRKKAQENEGFTDEFQGIRLVTVGRLHYQKGYDIAIEALAKLRAQGCDARWYVIGEGMERKALEQLIRKFKLEDFFFLLGVRENPYPYIKQADIYVHATRYEGKSIAIEEAQILGKAIVASDCTGNREQIKNGYDGMLLPLDADKLARGLKTVIDDSALRISYEQHVLEKKLEFPEDLEELLSMLEEK; via the coding sequence ATGAAAAAGCGCATATTGTTTATTATCAACACAATGGGCCGGGCCGGAGCGGAGACTGCTTTGATTGAGCTTCTTAAAAAGCTCGATTCTTTGAAAAAGTATGAGCTTTTTCTCTACACTGTCATTCCCTGCGGTGAACTGTTCGACAAGGTACCTGAGGATGTTCGCATTTTGAATAAGCGGATAGGAAACGGTTCTGTTCTTTCTTTCAAAGGTCATGCGCATGCTGCTGCAAGCGTGCTGTGTTCGTTTTTCTATAAACTTACCGGTTTTCGTTTGCTTCCCGATATGCTTCGCAATATCCGAATGCAGAAAAAGGAAGGAAGAAAACTGCAATATGACAAGCTTTTTTGGCGGCTGTTAGCCGAGGGGCGTCCCATGATAGCAGGCGATTACGATTTGGCGGTGGCCTACATAGAAGGAGCGTCGGCCTATTGTCTTGCAGATAGGGTAAATGCGAAACACAAAGCTGCCTTTATCCACATCGATTATGAAAAAGCTGGCTATACTTTAGATATGGATATGGACTGCTATAAGAAGGCGGAAAAAATCTTTGTCGTTTCCGAAGAGGTAGGCGAGAAGTTTTGTAAGGTCTATCCTCAGTACCGGAATAAGATTCGGCTGTTTCGCAATCTTCTGGATATCCGGGGGATTAGGAAAAAGGCGCAGGAGAATGAGGGATTTACGGATGAATTTCAGGGAATCCGCCTTGTCACCGTAGGACGGCTTCATTACCAGAAGGGCTATGATATTGCAATAGAAGCGTTAGCCAAACTGCGGGCGCAGGGCTGTGACGCTCGCTGGTATGTGATAGGAGAGGGTATGGAGAGAAAGGCCTTGGAGCAGTTGATCCGTAAGTTCAAGCTGGAAGATTTTTTTTTCCTCCTTGGAGTAAGGGAGAATCCCTATCCTTATATAAAGCAGGCGGATATTTATGTCCATGCTACCCGTTATGAAGGAAAGAGCATTGCCATAGAGGAAGCGCAGATTTTGGGAAAGGCCATTGTTGCGTCGGACTGTACCGGCAACAGAGAGCAAATCAAGAACGGTTACGACGGTATGCTTCTGCCTTTGGATGCGGATAAGCTGGCGAGAGGACTGAAAACTGTGATTGACGATTCGGCGCTTAGAATAAGCTATGAACAGCATGTACTTGAGAAAAAACTGGAATTCCCCGAGGATTTGGAAGAACTGCTTTCTATGCTTGAGGAAAAATGA
- a CDS encoding glycosyltransferase family 2 protein, with amino-acid sequence MRETVKLYGEAVTKEDFFMNNVLIIVPAFNEEENMTALFDQLCKPEIRSFADILVINDASKDMTGNIAKSYRVSLVTHVFNLGYGSALQVGYKYAVRRGYEYVIQLDADGQHNISNISHIYQCLTTPNENGSLPDIVIGSRFVEGSESFHISGIKRLSINMFSWLIKKMTGKKITDPTSGLQGLNRKAFTYYSIYGNFDYFYPDANMIIQMLLLGYKVEETTAVMHERTAGVSMHTGLLKQLTYMMIMPLSIWTVSIRVRRGLQK; translated from the coding sequence ATGAGGGAGACAGTTAAGCTGTATGGCGAAGCTGTAACGAAGGAGGATTTCTTTATGAATAACGTATTGATTATTGTTCCCGCATTTAACGAGGAAGAGAATATGACGGCTCTGTTCGACCAGCTTTGTAAGCCGGAGATACGCAGCTTCGCGGATATTCTTGTGATCAACGATGCATCCAAGGATATGACGGGGAATATCGCAAAGTCGTACCGTGTATCCCTGGTTACCCACGTATTTAATCTGGGATACGGCTCGGCGCTTCAGGTAGGATATAAATATGCGGTGCGCCGGGGCTATGAATATGTCATCCAGCTGGATGCGGACGGACAACACAATATTTCAAATATCTCCCATATCTATCAATGCCTGACTACGCCGAATGAAAACGGAAGCCTGCCGGATATTGTCATAGGCTCGCGGTTTGTGGAAGGAAGCGAATCCTTTCATATTTCCGGTATAAAGAGATTGTCCATCAATATGTTTTCATGGTTGATTAAAAAGATGACCGGCAAGAAGATTACGGACCCCACCTCCGGGTTACAGGGATTAAATAGAAAAGCTTTCACTTATTATTCTATTTACGGCAACTTTGATTATTTTTATCCAGATGCAAATATGATAATACAGATGCTTTTGTTGGGATACAAAGTGGAAGAGACTACCGCCGTCATGCACGAGAGGACGGCAGGAGTGAGTATGCACACCGGACTTTTGAAGCAGTTGACCTATATGATGATCATGCCTCTTAGCATCTGGACGGTTTCCATTCGTGTAAGAAGAGGATTACAGAAGTAA